From a single Brassica oleracea var. oleracea cultivar TO1000 chromosome C5, BOL, whole genome shotgun sequence genomic region:
- the LOC106294053 gene encoding uncharacterized protein LOC106294053 produces MKNNNNNKKNMKMSSGQESGNGTTNIVITETRNKKVERKASMDVDQCAEAFITNFRKQLLLQRLESIDNMLSRGL; encoded by the coding sequence ATGAAAAACAACAACAACAACAAGAAAAACATGAAGATGAGTTCGGGACAAGAGAGTGGTAATGGTACTACTAACATCGTTATTACAGAGACAAGGAATAAAAAGGTAGAGAGGAAGGCATCAATGGACGTGGACCAGTGCGCGGAAGCTTTCATCACAAATTTCAGAAAGCAGCTTCTTCTCCAGCGTCTCGAATCCATCGACAACATGCTCTCTCGGGGCCTTTAA
- the LOC106295356 gene encoding sulfite oxidase-like isoform X1, translating to MPGIRGPSEYSQEPPRDPCLKVNAKEPFNAEPPRSALVSSYVTPVHLFYKRNHGPIPIVDHIENYSVAVTGLIDNPKMLFIKDIRSLPKYNVTATLQCAGNRRTAMSKVRNVRGVGWDVSAIGNAVWGGAKLADVLELLGIPKLTGFTTLGGSHVEFVSVDRCKEENGGPYKASIPLSQATNPDADVLLAYEMNGEVLTCHHHQRILNRDHGFPLRVVVPGVIGARSVKWLDSINLLAEECQEITKKEKVKEEKIKWNCIQAWIKEITKKEKVKEEKIKWNCIQAWIKVDSAANVQPENVESVWNLRGVLNTSWHRVLLRLGHSNL from the exons ATGCCTGGGATTCGTGGACCGTCGGAATACTCACAAGAACCACCTCGTGACCCTTGTCTCAAAGTCAACGCAAAG GAGCCTTTCAACGCTGAGCCTCCTCGCTCCGCCTTAGTTTCATCTTACGTCACTCCCGTCCATCTTTTCTACAAGCGAAACCATGGCCCCATTCCCATTGTTGATCACATCGAAAA CTACTCCGTGGCCGTCACCGGATTGATCGATAACCCAAAAATGCTATTCATCAAAGATATCAGGTCCCTGCCCAAGTACAACGTCACTGCTACTCTACAG TGTGCTGGTAACAGAAGAACTGCCATGAGCAAAGTTAGGAATGTTAGAGGGGTTGGATGGGATGTTTCTGCCATTGGCAACG CTGTCTGGGGCGGGGCCAAATTGGCCGATGTTCTTGAGCTTCTGGGGATCCCAAAGCTCACTGGCTTTACCACTTTAGGTGGCAGCCATGTTGAGTTTGTCAGTGTTGATCGCTGCAAG GAGGAGAATGGTGGGCCTTATAAGGCGTCCATCCCTCTTAGCCAAGCCACTAATCCTGACGCCGACGTTCTCCTCGCTTATGAGATGAATGGAGAGGTTTTGACGTGTCATCATCATCAAAGA ATCCTGAACAGGGATCATGGGTTTCCGTTGAGGGTGGTTGTCCCCGGTGTGATTGGTGCTCGTTCGGTCAAATGGCTTGATTCCATCAATCTACTCGCTGAAGAATGCCAG GAAATCACCAAAAAGGAGAAGGTTAAAGAGGAGAAGATCAAGTGGAATTGCATCCAAGCATGGATCAAG GAAATCACCAAAAAGGAGAAGGTTAAAGAGGAGAAGATCAAGTGGAATTGCATCCAAGCATGGATCAAG GTGGATTCGGCGGCCAATGTTCAGCCGGAAAATGTGGAGTCAGTGTGGAACCTAAGAGGGGTGCTCAACACATCGTGGCACCGTGTCTTGCTCCGTCTAGGCCACTCTAACTTGTAG
- the LOC106295356 gene encoding sulfite oxidase-like isoform X2 produces MPGIRGPSEYSQEPPRDPCLKVNAKEPFNAEPPRSALVSSYVTPVHLFYKRNHGPIPIVDHIENYSVAVTGLIDNPKMLFIKDIRSLPKYNVTATLQCAGNRRTAMSKVRNVRGVGWDVSAIGNAVWGGAKLADVLELLGIPKLTGFTTLGGSHVEFVSVDRCKEENGGPYKASIPLSQATNPDADVLLAYEMNGEILNRDHGFPLRVVVPGVIGARSVKWLDSINLLAEECQEITKKEKVKEEKIKWNCIQAWIKEITKKEKVKEEKIKWNCIQAWIKVDSAANVQPENVESVWNLRGVLNTSWHRVLLRLGHSNL; encoded by the exons ATGCCTGGGATTCGTGGACCGTCGGAATACTCACAAGAACCACCTCGTGACCCTTGTCTCAAAGTCAACGCAAAG GAGCCTTTCAACGCTGAGCCTCCTCGCTCCGCCTTAGTTTCATCTTACGTCACTCCCGTCCATCTTTTCTACAAGCGAAACCATGGCCCCATTCCCATTGTTGATCACATCGAAAA CTACTCCGTGGCCGTCACCGGATTGATCGATAACCCAAAAATGCTATTCATCAAAGATATCAGGTCCCTGCCCAAGTACAACGTCACTGCTACTCTACAG TGTGCTGGTAACAGAAGAACTGCCATGAGCAAAGTTAGGAATGTTAGAGGGGTTGGATGGGATGTTTCTGCCATTGGCAACG CTGTCTGGGGCGGGGCCAAATTGGCCGATGTTCTTGAGCTTCTGGGGATCCCAAAGCTCACTGGCTTTACCACTTTAGGTGGCAGCCATGTTGAGTTTGTCAGTGTTGATCGCTGCAAG GAGGAGAATGGTGGGCCTTATAAGGCGTCCATCCCTCTTAGCCAAGCCACTAATCCTGACGCCGACGTTCTCCTCGCTTATGAGATGAATGGAGAG ATCCTGAACAGGGATCATGGGTTTCCGTTGAGGGTGGTTGTCCCCGGTGTGATTGGTGCTCGTTCGGTCAAATGGCTTGATTCCATCAATCTACTCGCTGAAGAATGCCAG GAAATCACCAAAAAGGAGAAGGTTAAAGAGGAGAAGATCAAGTGGAATTGCATCCAAGCATGGATCAAG GAAATCACCAAAAAGGAGAAGGTTAAAGAGGAGAAGATCAAGTGGAATTGCATCCAAGCATGGATCAAG GTGGATTCGGCGGCCAATGTTCAGCCGGAAAATGTGGAGTCAGTGTGGAACCTAAGAGGGGTGCTCAACACATCGTGGCACCGTGTCTTGCTCCGTCTAGGCCACTCTAACTTGTAG
- the LOC106295356 gene encoding sulfite oxidase-like isoform X3 produces MPGIRGPSEYSQEPPRDPCLKVNAKEPFNAEPPRSALVSSYVTPVHLFYKRNHGPIPIVDHIENYSVAVTGLIDNPKMLFIKDIRSLPKYNVTATLQCAGNRRTAMSKVRNVRGVGWDVSAIGNAVWGGAKLADVLELLGIPKLTGFTTLGGSHVEFVSVDRCKEENGGPYKASIPLSQATNPDADVLLAYEMNGEVLTCHHHQRILNRDHGFPLRVVVPGVIGARSVKWLDSINLLAEECQEITKKEKVKEEKIKWNCIQAWIKVDSAANVQPENVESVWNLRGVLNTSWHRVLLRLGHSNL; encoded by the exons ATGCCTGGGATTCGTGGACCGTCGGAATACTCACAAGAACCACCTCGTGACCCTTGTCTCAAAGTCAACGCAAAG GAGCCTTTCAACGCTGAGCCTCCTCGCTCCGCCTTAGTTTCATCTTACGTCACTCCCGTCCATCTTTTCTACAAGCGAAACCATGGCCCCATTCCCATTGTTGATCACATCGAAAA CTACTCCGTGGCCGTCACCGGATTGATCGATAACCCAAAAATGCTATTCATCAAAGATATCAGGTCCCTGCCCAAGTACAACGTCACTGCTACTCTACAG TGTGCTGGTAACAGAAGAACTGCCATGAGCAAAGTTAGGAATGTTAGAGGGGTTGGATGGGATGTTTCTGCCATTGGCAACG CTGTCTGGGGCGGGGCCAAATTGGCCGATGTTCTTGAGCTTCTGGGGATCCCAAAGCTCACTGGCTTTACCACTTTAGGTGGCAGCCATGTTGAGTTTGTCAGTGTTGATCGCTGCAAG GAGGAGAATGGTGGGCCTTATAAGGCGTCCATCCCTCTTAGCCAAGCCACTAATCCTGACGCCGACGTTCTCCTCGCTTATGAGATGAATGGAGAGGTTTTGACGTGTCATCATCATCAAAGA ATCCTGAACAGGGATCATGGGTTTCCGTTGAGGGTGGTTGTCCCCGGTGTGATTGGTGCTCGTTCGGTCAAATGGCTTGATTCCATCAATCTACTCGCTGAAGAATGCCAG GAAATCACCAAAAAGGAGAAGGTTAAAGAGGAGAAGATCAAGTGGAATTGCATCCAAGCATGGATCAAG GTGGATTCGGCGGCCAATGTTCAGCCGGAAAATGTGGAGTCAGTGTGGAACCTAAGAGGGGTGCTCAACACATCGTGGCACCGTGTCTTGCTCCGTCTAGGCCACTCTAACTTGTAG
- the LOC106295356 gene encoding sulfite oxidase-like isoform X4 — MPGIRGPSEYSQEPPRDPCLKVNAKEPFNAEPPRSALVSSYVTPVHLFYKRNHGPIPIVDHIENYSVAVTGLIDNPKMLFIKDIRSLPKYNVTATLQCAGNRRTAMSKVRNVRGVGWDVSAIGNAVWGGAKLADVLELLGIPKLTGFTTLGGSHVEFVSVDRCKEENGGPYKASIPLSQATNPDADVLLAYEMNGEVLTCHHHQRILNRDHGFPLRVVVPGVIGARSVKWLDSINLLAEECQPPLMSPIVPRSSPKRWIRRPMFSRKMWSQCGT; from the exons ATGCCTGGGATTCGTGGACCGTCGGAATACTCACAAGAACCACCTCGTGACCCTTGTCTCAAAGTCAACGCAAAG GAGCCTTTCAACGCTGAGCCTCCTCGCTCCGCCTTAGTTTCATCTTACGTCACTCCCGTCCATCTTTTCTACAAGCGAAACCATGGCCCCATTCCCATTGTTGATCACATCGAAAA CTACTCCGTGGCCGTCACCGGATTGATCGATAACCCAAAAATGCTATTCATCAAAGATATCAGGTCCCTGCCCAAGTACAACGTCACTGCTACTCTACAG TGTGCTGGTAACAGAAGAACTGCCATGAGCAAAGTTAGGAATGTTAGAGGGGTTGGATGGGATGTTTCTGCCATTGGCAACG CTGTCTGGGGCGGGGCCAAATTGGCCGATGTTCTTGAGCTTCTGGGGATCCCAAAGCTCACTGGCTTTACCACTTTAGGTGGCAGCCATGTTGAGTTTGTCAGTGTTGATCGCTGCAAG GAGGAGAATGGTGGGCCTTATAAGGCGTCCATCCCTCTTAGCCAAGCCACTAATCCTGACGCCGACGTTCTCCTCGCTTATGAGATGAATGGAGAGGTTTTGACGTGTCATCATCATCAAAGA ATCCTGAACAGGGATCATGGGTTTCCGTTGAGGGTGGTTGTCCCCGGTGTGATTGGTGCTCGTTCGGTCAAATGGCTTGATTCCATCAATCTACTCGCTGAAGAATGCCAG CCACCATTGATGTCTCCCAT AGTACCGAGGTCATCGCCAAAGCG GTGGATTCGGCGGCCAATGTTCAGCCGGAAAATGTGGAGTCAGTGTGGAACCTAA
- the LOC106295357 gene encoding peptide deformylase 1A, chloroplastic/mitochondrial codes for METLFRVSLRLLPVSAAVTRRGAIRFPVTTPGSSHLLNRSLYKFSSSSASSSVKTNAGWLLGLGDKKKKPTNLPDIVAAGDPVLHEKAREVDPDEIGSERIQKIIDDMVKVMRLAPGVGLAAPQIGIPLRIIVLEDTKEYISYAPKEEVLAQERRPFDLLVMVNPELKGVSNKKALFFEGCLSVDGFRGAVERYLEVEVTGYDRQGKRIEVNASGWQARILQHECDHLDGNLYVDKMIPRTFRTVDNLDLPLAEGCPKLGPQ; via the exons ATGGAAACCCTTTTCAGAGTCTCACTTCGTCTTCTACCGGTTTCCGCCGCCGTGACACGTCGCGGCGCAATCCGTTTCCCCGTTACAACACCCGGTTCCTCCCACTTGCTGAACCGTAGTCTGTATAAGTTCTCTTCTTCTTCGGCCTCCTCCTCTGTGAAGACAAATGCAGGTTGGCTGTTGGGTCTGGGGGACAAGAAGAAGAAGCCAACGAATTTACCGGATATCGTAGCGGCTGGAGATCCGGTTCTGCACGAGAAGGCCCGAGAGGTTGACCCGGATGAAATCGGGTCGGAGCGTATTCAGAAGATAATCGATGATATGGTCAAAGTTATGAGATTGGCTCCTGGTGTTGGCCTCGCCGCTCCTCAGATTGGTATCCCCTTAAGA ATTATTGTTTTGGAAGATACAAAAGAGTATATAAGTTACGCACCAAAGGAGGAGGTTCTTGCTCAAGAAAGGCGTCCTTTTGATCTCTTG GTGATGGTGAATCCGGAGCTTAAGGGGGTTAGCAACAAGAAAGCTCTCTTCTTTGAAGGATGTCTGAGTGTGGATGGATTCAGAGGTGCGGTGGAGAGATACCTTGAAGTGGAAGTCACAGGCTACGATCGTCAAGGGAAGAGAATCGAAGTGAATGCTTCAGGTTGGCAAGCGAGGATTCTGCAGCACGAGTGCGATCATTTGGATGGTAATCTTTATGTGGATAAGATGATACCACGCACTTTTAGGACAGTCGACAACTTGGACTTGCCTCTCGCAGAAGGCTGTCCTAAACTCGGGCCTCAATGA
- the LOC106295358 gene encoding uncharacterized protein At1g15400, whose product MEGLQRSTISFRRQGSSGIVWDDRVIAELNKQANEQKEESQRDEQPKPLSETSEQPKPIAGDEKDKLRPIKTGVPAIERSRSNGGGAARHHRTTGRVSPAVEPPSPRLSTCGCCSAFGKKPPGKKNNPRKRPPKRRSR is encoded by the coding sequence ATGGAAGGCCTTCAAAGATCAACCATCTCCTTCCGCCGTCAGGGATCTTCCGGCATAGTCTGGGACGACCGTGTCATCGCCGAGCTTAACAAACAGGCCAACGAGCAGAAAGAAGAAAGTCAACGCGACGAACAGCCTAAGCCGCTGTCGGAAACCTCTGAGCAACCGAAACCGATCGCCGGCGACGAGAAAGACAAGCTCAGGCCGATCAAAACCGGTGTTCCAGCAATCGAGAGGAGTCGATCTAACGGCGGAGGAGCCGCACGACACCACAGAACAACCGGAAGAGTGTCTCCTGCGGTGGAGCCGCCGTCTCCGAGACTTTCGACGTGCGGTTGCTGCTCTGCGTTTGGGAAGAAACCGCCGGGGAAGAAGAACAATCCGAGGAAAAGGCCACCGAAGCGCAGATCGAGGTAG
- the LOC106295847 gene encoding probable amino-acid racemase, with protein MSLQIFTIPSHGLAQVWFSKRISCKTRLSRVLATPPSSTLLHMDESNNNLPKSIKGFDSRGSLNSLHADSMLRQASTVGIIGGISTDSTLNFVRKLEDWSSKDGESSLPFVLCSDPKLNKELLLYEENSYPSLYHRVKRTPADQNQIVENLRNKRRSLERCGAKLILMPCHIAHTWYDEVCEGSSVPMLHMGDCIVKELEEAKMKPLEAGNSLRVGVMASSATLSAGFYQERLQNNGFEAVLPDKATMEHTVIPAIEAMKRDDMEGARNLLRIALQVLLVQAVNVVVLGSDEMRELLPGDDPLLKKCADPMDALARSAIKWAENL; from the exons ATGTCTCTTCAGATATTCACAATCCCATCTCATGGTTTAGCTCAGGTATGGTTCTCTAAGAGGATATCATGCAAGACAAGACTGAGTCGTGTTCTCGCCACGCCACCGTCTTCAACCCTCTTGCATATGGACGAAAGCAACAACAATCTTCCCAAGTCCATAAAGGGTTTTGATTCAAGAGGCAGTTTGAACAGTCTCCATGCAGATTCTATGCTCAGGCAGGCCAGCACGGTGGGGATTATCGGAGGCATTTCAACTGATTCCACTCTCAACTTCGTTAGGAAACTCGAGGATTGGAGCTCAAAAGATGGTGAGAGCTCCTTGCCCTTTGTGCTTTGCTCGGATCCTAAACTCAACAAGGAGCTACTCTTATACGAGGAGAACTCTTACCCTTCTCTCTACCATAGAGTAAAGCGCACTCCAGCGGATCAAAACCAGATTGTGGAGAATCTAAGGAACAAGAGGAGATCTCTTGAGAGGTGTGGAGCTAAACTAATCTTAATGCCTTGTCATATCGCGCATACATGGTACGATGAGGTTTGTGAAGGGAGTTCAGTTCCTATGCTTCACATGGGTGACTGCATTGTCAAAGAGCTTGAAGAGGCCAAGATGAAGCCTCTTGAAGCTGGGAACTCTCTGCGTGTAGGTGTGATGGCGTCAAGTGCCACGTTATCCGCAGGGTTCTACCAGGAGAGACTACAGAACAAT GGATTTGAGGCGGTGCTTCCAGACAAGGCGACAATGGAGCACACTGTGATCCCAGCTATAGAAGCAATGAAGAGAGATGACATGGAAGGAGCAAGGAACCTTTTGAGGATAGCATTGCAGGTGCTGTTGGTTCAGGCGGTGAATGTGGTGGTGCTAGGGTCAGATGAGATGAGGGAACTCTTGCCAGGGGATGATCCTCTGCTGAAGAAGTGTGCTGATCCAATGGATGCACTTGCAAGGTCTGCCATCAAATGGGCAGAGAATCTATGA
- the LOC106295848 gene encoding late embryogenesis abundant protein 1, with translation MASRQDEEFSVRAGQIVGQAHVKRAECKADNTNSSQASSFLQEKGEKVKSMAHDASEAVKNSLGMNTDNKNNNNNNEYKNKNPLDNKNPNNTTCPSMPGHPPANI, from the exons ATGGCGAGCAGACAGGATGAGGAGTTCAGTGTGAGGGCCGGCCAAATCGTGGGCCAAGCACAT GTGAAGAGGGCTGAGTGCAAAGCAGACAACACCAACTCTTCTCAAGCATCAAGCTTTCTCCAGGAG AAAGGAGAGAAAGTGAAGAGCATGGCACATGACGCATCAGAGGCAGTGAAGAACTCATTGGGGATGAACACTGACAACAAAAACAACAACAATAACAATGAATATAAGAACAAGAACCCTTTGGACAATAAGAATCCTAACAACACAACCTGTCCAAGCATGCCTGGTCATCCTCCTGCCAATATTTAA
- the LOC106295849 gene encoding acidic leucine-rich nuclear phosphoprotein 32 family member B-like, which yields MSQESSVLALNSMYQLIESRVSTLHTAVEVSSSLDLLVDDLDDEEEEDEGPLIYEDKDTDDEEGQGPDEAMETDEDADESEDEAADGVNEFEDFDDMSD from the exons ATGTCTCAAGAGTCATCCGTGCTCGCTTTGAACTCCATGTATCAG CTCATTGAATCACGGGTTTCAACCCTTCACACTGCCGTTGAAGTTTCAAGCAGCTTAGACTTG CTTGTGGACGATTTGGATGATGAAGAAGAAGAAGATGAAGGTCCCCTTATCTATGAGGACAAGGACACTGATGATGAAGAGGGACAAGGACCAGATGAAGCAATGGAAACAGATGAAGATGCAGACGAATCAGAGGATGAAGCAGCTGATGGTGTCAACGAGTTTGAAGATTTTGACGACATGAGCGATTGA
- the LOC106294746 gene encoding uncharacterized protein LOC106294746, with amino-acid sequence MLKERQVLPDSSNKNRVSPYPLRSCRSKKQKEAESPLEPENVSEWEDVRCVICMEPPHNAVLLQCSSFSKGCRAYMCDTSARHSNCFKQYRRNKKNASRCSNGKTLSCPYCRGEVHGTMKSTSARRFMNAKPRCCSMDKCEFSGTYSQLKTHLKAEHPGFTPPKMDPWEHLHMWEEVERAEFIEMINARQRWEAEQRLLAGHLYQLPHHHHHHHMIDLNLDAFMHDVFIGVRGQASAPSYPAHMSQLEFHGAMYPRWTP; translated from the coding sequence ATGCTGAAGGAAAGACAGGTTTTGCCGGATTCAAGCAACAAGAACAGGGTGTCTCCCTACCCGCTTCGCTCCTGTCGGAGCAAGAAACAAAAGGAAGCCGAGTCACCTCTCGAGCCAGAGAACGTGAGTGAATGGGAGGATGTGAGGTGTGTGATCTGCATGGAGCCGCCGCACAATGCCGTCCTCTTGCAGTGCTCTTCCTTCTCCAAAGGCTGCCGCGCTTACATGTGTGACACAAGCGCGCGTCACTCCAACTGCTTCAAGCAGTACCGCAGGAACAAGAAGAACGCAAGCCGCTGCAGCAATGGCAAGACTCTGAGCTGTCCGTACTGCAGAGGAGAGGTTCACGGGACGATGAAGTCTACTAGCGCACGGAGGTTCATGAATGCGAAACCGAGGTGCTGTTCTATGGACAAGTGCGAGTTCTCTGGGACTTATTCTCAGCTGAAGACTCACTTGAAAGCTGAGCATCCGGGTTTCACACCTCCGAAGATGGACCCTTGGGAGCATCTCCACATGTGGGAGGAAGTGGAAAGAGCGGAGTTCATTGAGATGATCAACGCTCGTCAGAGATGGGAAGCGGAGCAGAGATTGTTGGCCGGACATCTCTACCAGCTTCCACACCATCATCATCATCATCACATGATTGATCTCAACCTTGATGCTTTCATGCACGATGTTTTCATTGGTGTGAGGGGACAAGCAAGTGCCCCCAGTTACCCGGCTCACATGTCCCAGCTTGAGTTCCATGGAGCCATGTATCCTAGGTGGACTCCGTGA